Proteins from one Stenotrophomonas aracearum genomic window:
- the ubiB gene encoding 2-polyprenylphenol 6-hydroxylase yields MWETLGTVRDLGRLQEIASVLIRYGFGDLVRRIGLADVLERAGRLLHWNDTQQILRMTAPVRVRRAMEDLGPTFVKLGQVLATRVDLFPPDWIAEFSELQNAVPALPYAQVREQLEHDLGATAHEVFAWLDETPMAAASLAQAHRATLHDGSAVVLKIRRPGIREVIEADLRLLARLADIVEARLPDLQRYRPAEVVQQFQVSLRRELDFAAECRNAERIARNFAGRNDILIPKVHWQWTCESLNVQDFVDGIPGRDLAGVDAAGLDRVRLARTGARIVLKMVLEDGCFHADPHPGNIIYLRDGRIGVIDFGMVGAISEQRRFQVAQLLHGLVGQEPEAVTDVLLDWSGGGDVDESRLQQDISAFVDQYRGVPLKDLHMGLMLGNITQILRQYALTLPADLALMIKTFLTLEGMGRQLDPQFDMATAARPFLERVMWQRFAPSALLKRGKRSVAGLLDLAGDLPRDVRQLVQMARRGRLQLKVETTALQGFGEQVNRAANRLVVGIVTAALIIGSSIVMHSVGGLSSRWLLALGVAGFVGAGFCGVWILFSIWRSGRGP; encoded by the coding sequence ATGTGGGAAACGCTGGGAACCGTCCGTGACCTGGGGCGCCTGCAGGAAATCGCCTCGGTCCTGATCCGCTACGGCTTCGGCGACCTGGTGCGCCGGATCGGCCTGGCTGACGTGCTCGAACGCGCCGGCCGGCTGCTGCACTGGAACGACACCCAGCAGATCCTGCGCATGACCGCCCCGGTCCGCGTGCGCCGGGCGATGGAAGACCTCGGCCCGACCTTCGTCAAACTCGGCCAGGTGCTGGCCACCCGCGTCGACCTGTTCCCGCCGGACTGGATCGCCGAGTTCTCCGAGCTGCAGAACGCGGTACCGGCCTTGCCGTATGCGCAGGTCCGCGAGCAGCTGGAACACGACCTTGGCGCGACGGCGCATGAGGTCTTCGCCTGGCTGGACGAAACCCCGATGGCGGCCGCGTCGCTCGCCCAGGCCCACCGGGCCACCCTGCACGACGGCAGCGCGGTGGTGCTGAAGATCCGCCGCCCCGGCATCCGCGAGGTGATCGAAGCCGACCTGCGCCTGCTGGCACGGCTGGCGGACATCGTCGAAGCGCGGCTGCCCGACCTGCAGCGCTACCGCCCGGCTGAAGTGGTGCAGCAGTTCCAGGTCTCGCTGCGGCGTGAGCTGGATTTCGCCGCCGAATGCCGCAATGCCGAGCGCATCGCGCGCAACTTCGCCGGCCGCAACGACATCCTGATCCCCAAGGTGCATTGGCAGTGGACCTGCGAGAGCCTCAACGTGCAGGACTTCGTCGACGGCATCCCCGGGCGCGACCTGGCCGGCGTCGATGCGGCCGGTCTCGACCGTGTCCGGCTTGCACGCACCGGAGCCCGCATCGTGCTGAAGATGGTGCTGGAGGACGGCTGTTTCCACGCCGACCCGCACCCGGGCAACATCATCTACCTGCGTGACGGCCGCATCGGCGTGATCGACTTCGGCATGGTCGGCGCGATCTCCGAACAGCGCCGCTTCCAGGTCGCGCAGCTGCTGCATGGCCTGGTCGGGCAGGAGCCGGAGGCGGTCACCGACGTGCTGCTGGACTGGTCCGGCGGCGGCGACGTCGACGAATCGCGCCTGCAGCAGGACATCAGCGCCTTCGTCGACCAGTACCGCGGGGTGCCGCTGAAGGACCTGCACATGGGCCTGATGCTGGGCAACATCACCCAGATCCTGCGCCAGTACGCGCTGACCCTGCCGGCCGACCTCGCGCTGATGATCAAGACCTTCCTGACCCTGGAAGGCATGGGCCGCCAGCTCGACCCGCAGTTCGACATGGCCACCGCCGCGCGCCCGTTCCTGGAGCGGGTGATGTGGCAGCGCTTCGCCCCGTCGGCGCTGCTCAAGCGCGGCAAGCGCAGCGTGGCCGGCCTGCTCGACCTGGCCGGCGACCTGCCGCGCGACGTGCGCCAGCTGGTGCAGATGGCGCGCCGCGGGCGGCTGCAGTTGAAGGTGGAGACCACTGCGCTGCAGGGGTTTGGGGAGCAGGTCAACCGGGCGGCGAACCGGCTGGTGGTCGGGATCGTGACCGCCGCGCTGATCATCGGCTCGTCGATCGTGATGCACAGCGTGGGCGGGCTTTCCAGCCGATGGCTGCTGGCGTTGGGGGTGGCGGGGTTCGTGGGGGCGGGGTTCTGCGGGGTGTGGATATTGTTTTCGATCTGGCGGAGTGGGCGGGGACCGTAA